The Petropleomorpha daqingensis genome includes a window with the following:
- a CDS encoding metallopeptidase TldD-related protein, translating to MSTLSPQDVVEKALAASTADGQVAFVVESSEANLRWAGNSLTTNGSMRSRQVVVVSFVDGGAGMATGTVARTGMPDIAELVAASERAARDAGPAEDAVPLISEAPPGAGDWDAEAAQTSIGVFRDFAPALGEAFRGAQDRDELLFGFAEHQMATTYLGTSTGLRLRTDQPTGRVELNGKSRDFSRSVWAGMGTRTFADVSVADLAAQVQQKLAWSQRRIDLPAGRYETVLPPSAVSDLFIYAYWTMTARDADEGRSVYAKAGGGNRIGERLAALPLTLRSDPAAPGLETAPFQVVGASSGSASVFDNGMPTPAVDWIRDGVLANLIRPRAWALKTTAPAVGAVDNLILEDPTATATLDDMVAGTERGLLLTTLWYIREVDPQTLLLTGLTRDGVFLVEGGEVTGAVNNFRFNESPIDLLARVTQAGRTERTLPREWNDWFTRTAMAPLRVPDFNMSSVSPAS from the coding sequence ATGAGCACGCTGAGCCCGCAGGACGTCGTCGAGAAGGCGCTCGCCGCCTCGACCGCCGACGGGCAGGTCGCCTTCGTCGTCGAGAGCTCGGAGGCCAACCTCCGCTGGGCGGGCAACAGCCTGACCACCAACGGCTCGATGCGCTCGCGCCAGGTCGTGGTCGTCTCGTTCGTCGACGGCGGCGCCGGCATGGCCACCGGCACGGTCGCCCGCACCGGCATGCCCGACATCGCCGAGCTGGTGGCGGCCAGCGAGCGTGCCGCCCGCGACGCCGGGCCGGCCGAGGACGCCGTCCCGCTGATCAGCGAGGCGCCGCCGGGGGCGGGGGACTGGGACGCGGAGGCCGCGCAGACCTCGATCGGCGTCTTTCGCGACTTCGCGCCCGCGCTGGGGGAGGCGTTCCGCGGCGCGCAGGACCGCGACGAGCTGCTCTTCGGCTTCGCCGAGCACCAGATGGCGACCACCTACCTCGGCACCTCCACCGGCCTGCGGCTGCGCACCGACCAGCCGACCGGGCGGGTGGAGCTCAACGGCAAGAGTCGCGACTTCAGCCGGTCGGTGTGGGCCGGCATGGGCACCCGGACCTTCGCCGACGTCTCGGTGGCCGACCTCGCCGCGCAGGTGCAGCAGAAGCTGGCCTGGTCGCAGCGCCGCATCGACCTGCCGGCCGGCCGCTACGAGACGGTGCTGCCGCCGTCGGCCGTCAGCGACCTGTTCATCTACGCCTACTGGACGATGACCGCCCGGGACGCCGACGAGGGGCGCAGCGTCTACGCCAAGGCCGGCGGGGGCAACCGGATCGGCGAGCGGCTGGCCGCCCTGCCGCTGACCCTGCGCAGCGACCCGGCGGCGCCGGGGCTGGAGACCGCGCCGTTCCAGGTGGTCGGCGCGTCGTCCGGGTCGGCGTCGGTGTTCGACAACGGCATGCCGACCCCGGCGGTCGACTGGATCCGCGACGGCGTCCTGGCCAACCTGATCCGACCGCGCGCCTGGGCCCTGAAGACGACGGCGCCGGCCGTCGGCGCCGTCGACAACCTGATCCTCGAGGACCCCACCGCCACCGCGACGCTGGACGACATGGTCGCCGGCACCGAGCGGGGGCTGCTGCTGACCACCCTCTGGTACATCCGGGAGGTCGACCCGCAGACCCTGCTGCTGACCGGGCTGACCCGAGACGGGGTCTTCCTCGTCGAGGGCGGGGAGGTCACCGGGGCGGTGAACAACTTCCGGTTCAACGAGTCGCCGATCGACCTGCTGGCCCGCGTCACGCAGGCCGGACGCACCGAGCGCACCCTTCCGAGGGAGTGGAACGACTGGTTCACCCGGACGGCGATGGCCCCGCTGCGGGTGCCGGACTTCAACATGAGCAGCGTCAGCCCCGCGAGCTGA
- a CDS encoding TldD/PmbA family protein, producing MPGRTVDESFLALPLSALTDAALTRAVDLGCEHADIRVERIRTQTISLRDARLESLADGEDLGLSVRVVHEGTWGFAAGVVLTAAEAVRLAEEAVAVAQVSASINTDRVELAPEPTYDGEWVSDYAVDPFEVADAEKTGLLTELSEQLLAADGVEHVQSGCMHVKEQKYYADTAGTRTRQQRVRIHPEFTALTVDRSTGAFESMRTLAPPVGRGWEYLTGTGWDWRGELAEIPELMMEKTKAPSVEPGRYDLVIDPSNLFLTIHESIGHATELDRALGYEAAYAGTSFATVDKLGTLQYGSPLMNVTGDRTAPHGLSTVGWDDEGVAGQQWDLIEDGVLVGYQVDRNMARLRGLPRSNGCAFADSPGHVPVQRMPNVSLQPAPGGPSTEEIIAGVERGIFVVGDKSWSIDMQRYNFQFTGQRFYRIENGRLAGQLRDVAYQATTTDFWGAMSVVGGPQTYVLGGAMNCGKAQPGQTAPVSHGCPAARFDQVNILNTVQEGGR from the coding sequence ATGCCCGGCCGAACCGTCGACGAGTCCTTCCTGGCGCTGCCGCTGTCCGCGCTCACCGACGCCGCGCTGACCCGCGCGGTCGACCTCGGCTGCGAGCACGCCGACATCCGGGTGGAGCGGATCCGCACGCAGACGATCAGCCTGCGCGACGCCCGCCTGGAGTCGCTGGCCGACGGCGAGGACCTCGGCCTGTCCGTCCGGGTGGTCCACGAGGGGACGTGGGGCTTCGCGGCCGGCGTCGTCCTCACCGCCGCCGAGGCCGTGCGGCTGGCCGAGGAGGCGGTCGCCGTCGCCCAGGTGTCGGCGTCGATCAACACCGACCGGGTCGAGCTCGCCCCCGAACCGACCTACGACGGCGAGTGGGTGTCGGACTACGCCGTCGACCCGTTCGAGGTCGCCGACGCGGAGAAGACCGGCCTGCTCACCGAGCTGTCCGAGCAGCTGCTGGCCGCCGACGGCGTCGAGCACGTGCAGTCGGGCTGCATGCACGTCAAGGAGCAGAAGTACTACGCCGACACCGCCGGCACCCGCACCCGGCAGCAGCGCGTGCGCATCCACCCCGAGTTCACCGCGCTGACCGTCGACCGCAGCACCGGCGCGTTCGAGAGCATGCGCACGCTGGCGCCGCCGGTCGGCCGCGGCTGGGAGTACCTCACCGGCACCGGCTGGGACTGGCGCGGCGAGCTGGCCGAGATCCCCGAGCTGATGATGGAGAAGACCAAGGCGCCGTCGGTCGAGCCCGGCCGCTACGACCTGGTCATCGACCCGTCGAACCTGTTCCTCACCATCCACGAGTCGATCGGCCACGCCACCGAGCTCGACCGGGCGCTCGGCTACGAGGCCGCCTACGCGGGCACCAGCTTCGCCACCGTCGACAAGCTCGGCACGCTGCAGTACGGCTCGCCGCTGATGAACGTCACCGGCGACCGCACCGCGCCGCACGGCCTGTCCACGGTCGGCTGGGACGACGAGGGCGTCGCCGGCCAGCAGTGGGACCTGATCGAGGACGGCGTCCTCGTCGGGTACCAGGTCGACCGGAACATGGCGCGGCTGCGCGGCCTGCCCCGGTCCAACGGCTGCGCCTTCGCCGACTCCCCCGGTCACGTGCCGGTGCAGCGGATGCCCAACGTCTCGCTCCAGCCGGCCCCGGGCGGGCCGTCGACCGAGGAGATCATCGCCGGCGTCGAGCGCGGGATCTTCGTCGTCGGCGACAAGAGCTGGTCGATCGACATGCAGCGCTACAACTTCCAGTTCACCGGCCAGCGGTTCTACCGGATCGAGAACGGGCGGCTGGCCGGCCAGCTGCGCGACGTGGCCTACCAGGCGACGACGACGGACTTCTGGGGCGCGATGTCGGTGGTCGGTGGCCCGCAGACCTACGTGCTGGGCGGCGCGATGAACTGCGGCAAGGCCCAGCCCGGGCAGACGGCGCCGGTCAGCCACGGCTGCCCCGCGGCCCGCTTCGACCAGGTCAACATCCTCAACACGGTGCAGGAGGGCGGCCGATGA
- a CDS encoding nuclear transport factor 2 family protein, which produces MRTAAELLERMVQGVFDEPDPDRRAAVIEEIFTVEVIFTDPHATVVGREALGAAVTALRERIGAAAFTPAGPPREVGDLGMRAWRLGVEGQEPVGSGLDVVLVLDGRIARLWTFLD; this is translated from the coding sequence GTGCGAACCGCCGCCGAGCTGCTCGAACGCATGGTCCAGGGCGTCTTCGACGAACCGGATCCCGACCGGCGGGCGGCGGTGATCGAGGAGATCTTCACCGTCGAGGTCATCTTCACCGATCCGCACGCCACCGTCGTCGGACGGGAGGCGCTGGGCGCCGCCGTCACCGCGCTGCGGGAGCGGATCGGGGCGGCCGCGTTCACCCCGGCCGGCCCACCGCGCGAGGTCGGGGACCTCGGCATGCGGGCCTGGCGGCTCGGCGTCGAAGGCCAGGAACCGGTGGGCAGCGGGCTCGACGTCGTCCTCGTCCTGGACGGCCGGATAGCCCGGCTGTGGACCTTCCTGGACTGA
- a CDS encoding MBL fold metallo-hydrolase, with product MPADDVTMTFGGNATMLLRIGPFTLLTDPNFLHRGQRAYLGKGLWAKRLTEPALQPTQLPALDGIVLSHLHADHWDRIATRSLPKSTPVLTTPAAAQALTRRGFSATADLRPWESHEFSRDGRTLRITSAPGVHGPGPMAKLLPPVMGSVLELVEGGTVSWRGYISGDTIFRPFLGEVLERFGRLDVVVPHLGGTKALGVTVTMDGRQGADLVELLKPPVTVPVHFDDYSRFRSPLGEFVAEVAKRKLPGEIRTVHRGERISLR from the coding sequence GTGCCCGCCGACGACGTCACGATGACCTTCGGCGGCAACGCCACGATGCTGCTGCGGATCGGCCCGTTCACGCTGCTCACCGATCCGAACTTCCTGCACCGCGGGCAGCGCGCCTACCTGGGCAAGGGGCTGTGGGCCAAGCGGCTCACCGAGCCGGCGCTGCAGCCCACCCAGCTGCCCGCGCTCGACGGCATCGTGCTCTCGCACCTGCACGCCGACCACTGGGACCGCATCGCCACCCGATCGCTGCCGAAGTCGACACCGGTGCTGACCACGCCGGCCGCTGCGCAGGCCCTGACCCGCCGTGGCTTCAGCGCGACCGCCGACCTGCGGCCGTGGGAGTCGCACGAGTTCAGCCGCGACGGCCGGACGCTGCGCATCACCTCGGCACCCGGCGTCCACGGCCCCGGCCCGATGGCGAAGCTGCTGCCGCCGGTGATGGGCAGCGTGCTCGAGCTGGTCGAGGGCGGCACGGTGAGCTGGCGCGGCTACATCAGCGGCGACACGATCTTCCGGCCCTTCCTCGGCGAGGTGCTGGAGCGCTTCGGCCGGCTGGACGTCGTCGTCCCCCATCTCGGCGGGACCAAGGCGCTCGGCGTCACGGTGACCATGGACGGGAGGCAGGGCGCCGACCTGGTCGAGCTGCTCAAGCCGCCGGTCACCGTGCCGGTGCACTTCGACGACTACTCCCGCTTCAGGAGCCCGCTCGGCGAGTTCGTGGCCGAGGTGGCGAAGCGGAAGCTGCCGGGGGAGATCCGCACGGTGCACCGCGGGGAGCGGATCAGCCTCCGATGA
- a CDS encoding SDR family NAD(P)-dependent oxidoreductase: protein MTADFRADGVRVLITGGTSGLGAAMARALLEAGATVAITGRDAGRATSAATELGCAGIGMDVRDEDDVARGVDRADELLGGLDVLVNNAGIGMRTVNPRFLTDPQPFWVVSPEGFRDLVATNLTGYFLVARAVVPRFLAAGAGRVVNVSMNHSTMNRRGFVPYGPARAGAEALARIMAADLTGSGVTANILLPGGATATGMIPDDFPPEHRAGLLAPAVMGPPIRFLCSPEGAGVHDERIVATEFDAWLSARFGG, encoded by the coding sequence ATGACCGCGGACTTCCGAGCCGACGGGGTGCGGGTGCTGATCACGGGTGGGACCAGCGGGCTGGGTGCGGCCATGGCCCGGGCCCTGCTCGAGGCCGGCGCCACCGTCGCCATCACCGGCCGTGATGCCGGCCGGGCGACCTCGGCGGCCACGGAGCTCGGGTGCGCGGGCATCGGCATGGACGTCCGGGACGAGGACGACGTCGCGCGCGGGGTAGACCGGGCCGACGAGCTGCTCGGCGGCCTCGACGTCCTGGTGAACAACGCCGGGATCGGCATGCGCACGGTCAACCCGCGCTTCCTCACCGACCCGCAGCCGTTCTGGGTCGTGTCGCCCGAGGGCTTCCGGGATCTGGTGGCGACGAACCTCACCGGCTACTTCCTCGTCGCCCGCGCCGTGGTCCCCCGGTTCCTGGCGGCCGGCGCCGGGCGGGTGGTCAACGTCTCGATGAACCACTCGACGATGAACCGGCGCGGCTTCGTGCCGTACGGACCCGCGCGGGCGGGCGCCGAGGCGCTGGCCCGGATCATGGCCGCCGACCTGACCGGCTCCGGCGTCACCGCGAACATCCTGCTGCCGGGCGGGGCGACGGCGACCGGGATGATCCCCGACGACTTCCCGCCGGAGCACCGCGCGGGCCTGCTCGCCCCGGCGGTGATGGGTCCGCCGATCCGGTTCCTGTGCTCGCCGGAGGGCGCCGGAGTGCACGACGAGCGGATCGTGGCCACCGAGTTCGACGCCTGGCTGTCGGCCCGCTTCGGAGGCTGA
- a CDS encoding amidohydrolase family protein: MQRFTARAVVVGDRAGTVVPDAVLDVDDGEIRWVGPAADAAPAPDAETVDLPGVLLPGLVNTHSHAPMVLFRGQAEGLPLDRWLGEVIWPREARLTGDDVEVAMTAASAEMLRNGVTTSVEMYFSPERIAAAVTATGARAVIATPLIPLPGMPPLEEQLQHSVELAAGTPTGGTVEYGLGPHAAYTLPLSILTSAAAAAREHNLLLHLHVAETATEGDELLARHGLSVPTLLAAHDVLGGRVLAAHCVHMDDADLELWQEYDVAVAHCPASNAKLASGVMRLREMLDRGIRVGLGTDGPASNDGLDLLADARLAAQLARLREADPTALTAAEAFWLATGAAADAIGRPDLGRLTRGRQADLVHVDTRDLRFEPVGDKEDLLTHLVWSGITPLVRDTWVAGRQVVRDGVCTTVDAEALRADVAERAARLAHGG; encoded by the coding sequence ATGCAGCGCTTCACCGCCCGTGCCGTCGTCGTCGGTGACCGGGCCGGCACCGTCGTCCCCGATGCCGTGCTGGACGTCGACGACGGCGAGATCCGCTGGGTCGGGCCGGCCGCCGACGCCGCCCCGGCCCCCGACGCCGAGACCGTCGACCTGCCCGGCGTGCTGCTCCCGGGCCTGGTCAACACCCACTCGCACGCGCCGATGGTGCTGTTCCGGGGGCAGGCGGAGGGGCTGCCGCTGGACCGGTGGCTGGGTGAGGTCATCTGGCCGCGGGAGGCCCGCCTCACCGGGGACGACGTCGAGGTCGCGATGACGGCGGCGTCGGCCGAGATGCTCCGGAACGGCGTCACCACCAGCGTGGAGATGTACTTCTCGCCCGAGCGGATCGCCGCCGCCGTCACCGCGACCGGCGCCCGGGCGGTGATCGCGACGCCGCTGATCCCGCTGCCGGGCATGCCGCCGCTGGAGGAGCAGCTGCAGCACTCCGTCGAGCTCGCCGCGGGCACCCCGACCGGCGGCACCGTCGAGTACGGGCTCGGCCCGCACGCGGCCTACACGCTGCCGCTGTCGATCCTCACGTCCGCCGCCGCGGCCGCCCGGGAGCACAACCTGCTGCTGCACCTGCACGTCGCCGAGACCGCGACCGAGGGCGACGAGCTGCTGGCGCGGCACGGGCTGTCGGTGCCGACGCTCCTGGCCGCGCACGACGTCCTCGGCGGGCGGGTGCTGGCGGCGCACTGCGTGCACATGGACGACGCCGACCTCGAGCTGTGGCAGGAGTACGACGTCGCCGTCGCGCACTGCCCGGCCTCGAACGCGAAGCTGGCCAGCGGCGTGATGCGGCTGCGCGAGATGCTCGACCGCGGCATCCGGGTGGGGCTGGGCACCGACGGTCCGGCGTCCAACGACGGGCTCGACCTGCTCGCCGACGCGCGGCTGGCCGCCCAGCTGGCCCGGCTGCGGGAGGCCGACCCCACCGCGCTCACCGCGGCCGAGGCGTTCTGGCTGGCCACCGGTGCGGCGGCCGACGCGATCGGCCGCCCCGACCTGGGCCGGCTCACCCGCGGGCGGCAGGCCGACCTCGTGCACGTCGACACCCGCGACCTGCGCTTCGAGCCGGTCGGCGACAAGGAGGACCTGCTCACCCACCTCGTGTGGTCGGGCATCACGCCGCTGGTCCGCGACACCTGGGTGGCCGGCCGGCAGGTGGTCCGCGACGGCGTCTGCACGACCGTCGACGCCGAGGCGCTGCGGGCCGACGTCGCCGAGCGCGCGGCGCGCCTCGCACACGGAGGCTGA
- a CDS encoding DedA family protein translates to MPTAAAADPGGLTGTVLDAMEALGAVGVGLAILVETVVPPIPSEVVLPLSGYLAQTGRMSLVAAFLAATAGSLLGAALLYQLGAWLGPSRSRRMLARLPLVDAADVDRTFAWFERHGRSAVLLGRLVPVVRSFVSVPAGVVRMRMPQFLAYTLIGSAVWNGALIGAGAALGTQHELVERWVGVLDVVLVVGVVLVVGLGVGRRLRRRSSRLEG, encoded by the coding sequence GTGCCGACGGCTGCTGCCGCCGACCCGGGCGGGCTCACGGGAACAGTGCTGGACGCGATGGAGGCCCTCGGCGCCGTCGGCGTCGGGCTGGCGATCCTGGTCGAGACGGTGGTGCCGCCCATCCCCAGCGAGGTGGTGCTCCCGCTGTCGGGCTACCTCGCGCAGACCGGCCGGATGTCGCTGGTCGCGGCGTTCCTCGCCGCCACCGCCGGCTCCCTGCTCGGCGCGGCGCTGCTCTACCAGCTCGGCGCCTGGCTCGGGCCGTCCCGCAGCCGGCGGATGCTCGCCCGGCTGCCGCTGGTGGACGCCGCCGACGTCGACCGCACGTTCGCCTGGTTCGAGCGGCACGGCCGCTCGGCGGTGCTGCTCGGCCGGCTGGTCCCCGTCGTGCGCAGCTTCGTCTCGGTGCCGGCCGGCGTGGTCCGCATGCGCATGCCCCAGTTCCTGGCGTACACGCTGATCGGGAGCGCGGTGTGGAACGGCGCCCTGATCGGCGCGGGCGCGGCGCTGGGGACGCAGCACGAGCTGGTGGAGCGGTGGGTCGGCGTCCTCGACGTGGTCCTGGTGGTGGGCGTCGTCCTGGTGGTCGGGCTGGGGGTCGGTAGGCGGCTGCGGCGGCGTTCCAGCAGGCTGGAGGGGTGA
- a CDS encoding haloacid dehalogenase type II — MTAARLRPSVVAFDVNETLLDLAPVRAALIEAGEPDHLLPAVFTRTLLTGFAAATVGGWCRFRDAFDTALAQTTDLSPVDRARVADAFGELAPHPDVEPALRALTEAGVRVVTLSHGSPGVAEAALERGGIAPLVERTLSSEAIRAWKPNREVYLWAAGVCDVPPDRCALVAAHGWDVQGAQRAGLTGAWFSRSERVYPEVFDPPHVTAADLAGAVGALLALPDA; from the coding sequence GTGACCGCCGCCCGGCTCCGGCCTTCCGTCGTCGCCTTCGACGTCAACGAGACGCTGCTCGACCTCGCGCCGGTGCGCGCCGCGCTGATCGAGGCCGGCGAGCCCGATCACCTGCTGCCCGCCGTCTTCACCCGGACCCTGCTGACCGGGTTCGCCGCCGCGACCGTCGGCGGCTGGTGCCGGTTCCGCGACGCGTTCGACACCGCCCTCGCCCAGACCACCGACCTGTCGCCGGTCGACCGGGCCCGGGTGGCCGACGCGTTCGGCGAGCTGGCCCCGCACCCGGACGTCGAGCCGGCGCTGCGGGCGCTGACCGAGGCCGGCGTGCGGGTGGTGACCCTCTCGCACGGCTCGCCAGGCGTGGCCGAGGCGGCGCTGGAGCGCGGGGGAATCGCGCCCCTCGTCGAGCGGACGCTGTCGAGCGAGGCCATCCGCGCCTGGAAGCCGAACCGCGAGGTCTACCTGTGGGCGGCCGGCGTCTGCGACGTGCCGCCGGACCGCTGCGCGCTGGTCGCCGCGCACGGCTGGGACGTGCAGGGTGCGCAGCGGGCCGGGCTCACCGGCGCCTGGTTCTCCCGCAGCGAGCGGGTCTACCCCGAGGTGTTCGACCCGCCGCACGTCACCGCCGCCGACCTGGCCGGGGCGGTGGGCGCGCTGCTGGCGCTGCCGGACGCGTGA
- a CDS encoding alpha/beta hydrolase family protein has protein sequence MNVETPLGPARVLLRDPAGPPRGTLVLGHGAGGGIAAPDLDAVSEAACGAGWRVAGVEQPWRVAGKRIAPAPPRLDLAWTAVLDHLRSLDALAGPLVLGGRSAGARVACRTATAQGAAGVLALAFPLHPPGRPEKSRAGELALVEVPLLVVQGETDAFGGPAEVAAAAPHAQVAGVGGDHALKKDTAAVAAAVVPWLRALPR, from the coding sequence GTGAACGTCGAGACCCCGCTGGGCCCGGCGCGGGTGCTGCTCCGCGATCCGGCCGGTCCGCCGCGGGGGACGCTCGTGCTCGGGCACGGCGCGGGCGGCGGCATCGCCGCACCCGACCTGGACGCCGTGTCCGAGGCCGCCTGCGGCGCGGGCTGGCGGGTTGCCGGGGTCGAGCAGCCGTGGCGGGTGGCGGGCAAGCGGATCGCGCCCGCTCCGCCGCGACTCGATCTCGCCTGGACGGCGGTGCTGGACCACCTGCGGTCCCTCGATGCGCTCGCCGGCCCGCTGGTGCTCGGCGGTCGCAGCGCGGGGGCGCGGGTGGCCTGCCGGACGGCGACGGCCCAGGGGGCGGCGGGTGTGCTCGCGCTGGCGTTCCCGCTGCACCCGCCGGGACGGCCGGAGAAGTCCCGCGCCGGCGAGCTCGCGCTGGTCGAGGTCCCGCTGCTGGTGGTGCAGGGCGAGACCGACGCGTTCGGCGGACCGGCCGAGGTCGCCGCGGCCGCCCCGCACGCGCAGGTGGCCGGTGTCGGGGGGGACCACGCGCTGAAGAAGGACACCGCCGCCGTGGCGGCCGCCGTCGTCCCCTGGCTGCGCGCTCTACCGCGATAG
- a CDS encoding TetR/AcrR family transcriptional regulator — MSRWEPDARGRLAQAAMELYRERGYEQTTVAQIAERAGVTERTFFRHFADKREVLFDGGQALQEHMVAAVEAAPPSESPLDLLAAALDAAAGQFAEMPPEFPRRRQEVVAAHPALQERELIKLARLSAALREALRHRGVAEPAAGLTAETGVAVFRVAFERWAAGEAGPDLAVVLRDSLAELRALSR, encoded by the coding sequence ATGAGCCGCTGGGAGCCCGACGCGCGTGGCCGGCTCGCGCAGGCGGCGATGGAGCTCTACCGCGAGCGCGGCTACGAGCAGACGACGGTGGCGCAGATCGCCGAGCGCGCGGGGGTCACCGAGCGGACGTTCTTCCGGCACTTCGCCGACAAGCGCGAGGTGCTCTTCGACGGCGGTCAGGCGTTGCAGGAGCACATGGTGGCCGCGGTCGAGGCAGCCCCGCCGTCCGAGAGCCCGCTCGACCTGCTGGCTGCGGCGCTCGACGCGGCCGCCGGGCAGTTCGCCGAGATGCCGCCGGAGTTCCCGCGCCGGCGGCAGGAGGTCGTCGCCGCCCACCCGGCGCTGCAGGAGCGCGAGCTCATCAAGCTGGCCCGCCTCTCCGCCGCGCTGAGAGAGGCGTTGCGCCACCGCGGGGTGGCCGAGCCCGCCGCCGGCCTCACCGCGGAGACCGGTGTCGCCGTCTTCCGGGTCGCCTTCGAGCGCTGGGCGGCGGGTGAGGCCGGCCCCGACCTCGCCGTCGTCCTCCGCGACTCCCTCGCCGAACTCCGCGCTCTATCGCGGTAG
- a CDS encoding SDR family oxidoreductase, producing the protein MRVFVTGASGWIGSAVVPELLGAGHTVVGLARSDASAGKLEAAGAEVLRGTLDDLDVLRRGAEAADGVVHLAFIHDFSDYQRSVGTDLRAVETLGAALEGSGRPFVNTAGLAGMSFGRPATERDTIVADSPRAASERTALAVAERGVRSSVVRLAPSVHGEGDSGFIAALAGIARTKGVSGYIGDGANRWPAVHRLDAARLFRLALEQAPAGSVLHGAGDEGIPIREIAEVIGRKLDLPVVSIPAEQAAEHFGWLGAFLAADIPASSALTQELLGWQPSGPGLLADLESGYYTR; encoded by the coding sequence ATGCGCGTGTTCGTCACCGGCGCCTCCGGCTGGATCGGCTCGGCCGTCGTCCCAGAACTGCTCGGCGCGGGGCACACCGTCGTCGGGCTCGCCCGCTCCGACGCCTCCGCCGGGAAGCTCGAGGCGGCCGGCGCCGAGGTGCTGCGCGGCACGCTCGACGACCTCGACGTCCTGCGGAGGGGCGCCGAGGCCGCGGACGGCGTCGTCCACCTGGCCTTCATCCACGACTTCTCCGACTACCAGCGCTCCGTGGGGACCGACCTGCGGGCGGTCGAGACGCTCGGCGCCGCCCTGGAGGGCTCGGGCCGGCCGTTCGTGAACACCGCCGGGCTGGCCGGGATGTCGTTCGGGCGGCCGGCGACCGAGCGGGACACCATCGTCGCCGACTCCCCGCGGGCGGCCTCCGAACGCACCGCGCTCGCCGTCGCCGAGCGCGGCGTGCGCTCCTCGGTGGTGCGGCTGGCCCCGTCGGTGCACGGCGAGGGCGACTCCGGCTTCATTGCCGCTCTCGCCGGTATCGCGCGGACGAAGGGTGTCTCGGGCTACATCGGGGACGGCGCCAACCGCTGGCCGGCCGTGCACCGGCTCGACGCCGCCCGGCTCTTCCGGCTGGCGCTGGAGCAGGCGCCGGCCGGGTCGGTGCTGCACGGCGCCGGCGACGAGGGCATCCCGATCCGCGAGATCGCCGAGGTGATCGGCCGCAAGCTCGATCTGCCCGTGGTGTCGATCCCGGCGGAGCAGGCGGCCGAGCACTTCGGCTGGCTGGGCGCGTTCCTCGCCGCCGACATCCCGGCGTCGAGCGCGCTCACGCAGGAGCTGCTCGGCTGGCAGCCGAGCGGCCCCGGCCTCCTCGCCGACCTCGAGTCCGGCTACTACACCCGCTGA
- a CDS encoding SRPBCC family protein has product MQLENSFTVPVPIDEAWRVLLDIERIAPCMPGAALDSVTGDDFTGRVKVKLGPINLTYQGKASFVEKDEAAHKAVIDARGKDQRGNGTAAAVVTAQLKPEGDATRVDVLTDLNITGRPAQFGRGVMTDVGNKLLGQFADKLAAQLGAGESAPEPSAPAKAAATAGGAVEEVAAAAEQAAPEGPAKKAAAATKKAAASTTDRVTANSTVPAKSETPEKAAPAKKAAPATPAAAAPSTPAAPATAPTAVPSRPRPVSEPEPIDLLEVAGGAAVARYAKPAAGLGLLLLLIFLVARRRRD; this is encoded by the coding sequence GTGCAGCTCGAGAACTCGTTCACCGTGCCCGTGCCGATCGACGAGGCGTGGCGGGTGCTGCTCGACATCGAGCGCATCGCCCCCTGCATGCCCGGCGCGGCTCTCGACTCGGTCACCGGCGACGACTTCACCGGCCGGGTGAAGGTCAAGCTCGGCCCGATCAACCTGACCTACCAGGGCAAGGCGTCGTTCGTGGAGAAGGACGAGGCGGCGCACAAGGCGGTCATCGACGCCCGCGGCAAGGACCAGCGCGGCAACGGCACGGCGGCCGCCGTCGTCACCGCCCAGCTCAAGCCGGAGGGCGACGCCACGCGGGTCGACGTCCTCACCGACCTGAACATCACCGGGCGGCCGGCCCAGTTCGGCCGCGGCGTGATGACCGACGTCGGCAACAAGCTGCTCGGCCAGTTCGCCGACAAGCTCGCCGCGCAGCTCGGCGCCGGGGAGTCGGCGCCCGAACCGTCGGCCCCCGCGAAGGCGGCGGCGACGGCCGGCGGCGCGGTGGAGGAGGTCGCCGCCGCGGCCGAGCAGGCCGCGCCGGAGGGCCCGGCCAAGAAGGCCGCCGCGGCGACGAAGAAGGCCGCCGCCTCGACCACCGACCGGGTGACCGCGAACAGCACCGTGCCGGCGAAGAGCGAGACCCCGGAGAAGGCCGCGCCGGCCAAGAAGGCGGCTCCGGCGACCCCGGCTGCGGCCGCCCCGAGCACGCCGGCCGCCCCGGCGACCGCGCCGACCGCCGTCCCGAGCCGGCCGCGGCCGGTGTCCGAGCCCGAGCCGATCGACCTGCTCGAGGTCGCCGGAGGTGCGGCGGTGGCCCGCTACGCCAAGCCCGCCGCCGGCCTCGGCCTGCTCCTGCTGCTGATCTTCCTGGTCGCCCGCCGCCGCCGCGACTGA